TCCAACATTCAAACAGAAAGAAAGCGACTCTTATTCTAAAAGGTATAAAGTAAGTAAAAAGCGACTGGAGTGAGTTGAAGGAAGCGTTCAGTGCTCTTTGAACTCTGCGTCAAACATGATCTGCTGGATCTGCATCTTGACTGCGGCTCTTTTCTGCGGCGTCAGTCTTTTGAGAGCAGGGACGTAACTCAAGAGGAACAGCTCGTCCTCGTCGAAGGCTCGCTCGCTCTTCAGCGCCTCGTTCTCCTCCAGCTTCCCGTTGAGGTTGTTTGTGGTGAGGCTCAGCGGCGCTGGACTGGACACCTTCAGTCCCGGAGGCAGACCGGCGAGCAGCAGCTGGGTCATCGGCGGCACCTGTTTGACCGCCGGCAGCTGAGGGACGATGGGCAGCGGCAGCGGAGACAAGGGCTTGAGCACCAGCTCCTTCTCTTTCTCCGGGCCGGGCTTCGACTCGGCGCCGCTGGAGTCATCGGGAGAGTCGTCCAGCTCCTCCGGAGCCTCGGCTTCACCGTGACGCTTCTTCTTCCTGATGTGAGCGTCCAGAAAGGCCAGGGTTTCTCTGTGTGACCAGTAATGCAGGCGCCGGCCGCCCTCCTCCGTCCTCAGCTGGCACAGCCTGCGCTCTCGGATGTATCTGTCCCTGATGGTCTTCCATCTGCGCTTGCACTCCAGCACTGCAGACGAG
The sequence above is drawn from the Carassius auratus strain Wakin chromosome 5, ASM336829v1, whole genome shotgun sequence genome and encodes:
- the LOC113086898 gene encoding uncharacterized protein LOC113086898, producing the protein MEYKCNNLCSSKARVAAREVASSSGQFSHSRPQRNLIGPESRHDVSRTFDASVCDSGSAFRSTRLSSKSINSMAVTEKLIQAVHAYPVLYDASLHDYRSAERRVKAWREVAACVGFSVLECKRRWKTIRDRYIRERRLCQLRTEEGGRRLHYWSHRETLAFLDAHIRKKKRHGEAEAPEELDDSPDDSSGAESKPGPEKEKELVLKPLSPLPLPIVPQLPAVKQVPPMTQLLLAGLPPGLKVSSPAPLSLTTNNLNGKLEENEALKSERAFDEDELFLLSYVPALKRLTPQKRAAVKMQIQQIMFDAEFKEH